cgagtgaattgtcgccgcgtgccccagcccagatgggttggcgcgaggcggagcacgaagggggggaagaaaacaggcaaagggggaaacccgcggccttcgtgttgccctgcgcccaggtcgggtgcgcttgcaatagggggttacaagcgtccgcgtgggagagagagagggcccgttctcccgcgcggccaaccttctcgtacaagagccatggaccttccttttataggcgtaaggagagggtccaggtatacaatgggggtgtagcagtgtgctaacgtgtctagcatagaggagctagagccctaagtacatgccgtcgtggcagtcggagaggttttggcaccctgttcatgtgatgtcgtggccgtcggaggagcgctggagccctgtggaaggacagctgtcggggctgtcgaatccttgctgacgtctccttgcttccgtaaggggctgagagccgccgtcgtcatggagcacgcggggcgccatcattatttttttaccggggcgagccagatgggacgccggtcttgttccccgtagcctgagctagctaggggtagggtaatgatgccccccctgtgacatggtcggtccgagccctaggtcgggcgaggcggaggctcctccgaggtcgaggtcgggtctgtcttccgaggtcgaggtcgagtccgtcttacgaggtcgaggtcgagtccgagccccgggtcgggcgaggcggagaccgtcttccgaggccgaggctgtgtccgagtcctggggtcggtcgaggcgaagttcgtcgtccagcgtcgaggttgagcccgagccttggggtcgggcgaggcggagaccgtcttccgaagctgaggctgtgtccgagccctggggtcgggcaaggcggagtccatcgtcttctgtgtcatggttgagtccgagccctggggtcgggcgaggcggagtccgtcgtcttctgagtcgtggttgagtccgagccctggggtcgggcgaggcgaagtccatcttccgaggccgagacgggggccgagccctggggtcgggcgaggcggagcttcctatggcgcccgaggctggacttagctgttgtcagcctaactctgtcgagtggcacagcagtcagagcgacgcaggcggcgctgtcttcttgtcaggtcggtcagtggagcggcgaagtgactgcggtcacttcggctctgtcgactgaagagcgcgcgtcaggataaggtgtcaggcgatccttgcattaaatgctcctgcgatacggtcggtcggcgtggcgatctggccaaggttgcttctctacgaagactgggcctcgggcgagccgaaggtgtgtccgttgcttgagggggccctcgggcgagacgtgaatcctccggggtcggctgcctttgcccgaggctgggctcgggcgaggcgagatcgtgtcccttgagtggactaagccttgaccttaatcgcgcccatcaggcctttgcagctttgagctgatgggggttaccagctgagattaggagtcttgggggtacccctaattatagtcCCCGACAAGTATCCTCTAGCTGGATCTGGGCCGCTCAGCAATGTTGTCATATAAGAGCCATTACAAAACTAGAGTAAAATAACAAAGAACAGAAACCTGATTTTAGTCGCCAACTGTCTTCTTATTGTGTGGGTCGACACGAAGCGGAAGCAGGAGAAGAAGCAGCAGCAAAAAGCTAAGCCGTCAATAGCAACCCACCTAACACCTTGTGGGCGTGAACCAAATGAAGCACCCAAGCTTCAGATCAAGCAACCACAAACTGTCTAGCAGTTCAACAACGCTATATGCACAACAATCAACTCACTACAACATGAACCCCATTAACAGATCACCAACATACCAAAGAACACATGTATGCCTCTCATGCCAATATGACCATAGACAAGAAACTAGGGATGACTCCAACAACAAGTAATACGATGAGCAATCAACACATATGATAAGTAAAATACCACAACAAGTGAAGACATAGGAATTTACGTGGGAAACTCTTTGAGGAGAGAAAAACCAAAGACGACGGTGAGCAAAATCTCCACTACGAAGATGAAGAGTAAGAGGTGAGAGCCAACAAGTGAGAGGAGGCTTCAAATCCCCAAACCACTCTCTCAAATTTGTGGATTGGTGCTTCTCAATCTCCCCTCTCCACACTATGCCTACATCTCTCTTCCCTGTTTTCCCAAATGAGCTAGTGAGTTCTAGACTTCTTCCTACGGAAAATAGTAGCCTTGGGTTACATTTATTGAGGCTAGTTTGCCTCTTTTGTAGAAGTCTTCCTGGTGACCATGAGATGTCTGGACATGGACACAGTTGACCCTAGTACGAATGTACGATGCGTATGACCGACCTCAGTGAGGAAATTAGAGCTGCTGACCCGAAGGGTCGGCTGGAGTGGCCGACCGGCTGAGATACGGACCACACTTCTTCTTTGCGTCTCGATCTTCTTCTCCAATCCTCATCTTCTCTACGACTCTACCCACTACGTTAACACAGATTAATAACCCCCGTTACATTTGGTACCGATCACTCGTATCTCTATCAATGGTGTCGATCCTTTTTCATTCCGCTGCTGAACGTGCGTGTCACGTACGTATTTCCGGAAGTGCTTAGATGCGCATTGCTGATTTCACCAACTTTTTTGGATTTTAGCCCTTTTTGGGTTTTTTTGCACAACTATGCCCTTTGCAGTtttatttcaaaaaatggaccccaACCTTGGTGACATCATAATTGGCGCCGAGGTAACGCACAGCGACGCCAGTACCATTGGCGCCAACTTTTCCTACGTGGCAGCCGATGTGGCAAGTTCCAGgaggtcggcgccatagatcttggcgccgacccccctTGACGGCGGGGTCCGGTGCTATCCaggggggtcggcgccaagatctatgacgCCGACCCCCTGAGACTTGTCACATCGGCTGCCACGTAGAAAAAGTTGGCGTCAATTATGTTGCCGCCACTATGTGTTACCTCGACGCCAATGATGACGGCGCCGAGGTTAGGGTCCATTTTTTAAAATGAAACTACAAAGGGCATAATTGTGCAAAAAAAAATCCAAAATGACTAAAATTCAAAAAAGTTGGCTGATTTCATATCAACGGATGCTCGAGATTTGGCTGGTACTAAAAACCGACATTCTTGAGGTTAATGTACAAGAGCAGATTACACCTAACTACGACATCACCTGTTTACGGCCAATCATCAACTGTTTTACGACTTTGCTAAAAGATGCTAATTTGCTAAGTTCACTACGCTCGCAAAAATTTGCATCCAGTCAAGCAGAGTTCTCCGAGACGGCGAAAGAGCGGCTCGACGATTGGCCCCTCGAGTGCGCGCTCACCGGCGCTGCCGCCGCGTGCGCTGCGGCGGCGCCCGTCGGTGACGGCTGCTTCGCGTCGTCCACCGCCGCGGGGCGCCTGATCTCCCTGAGCAGCGCCGCCACGTCCTTCATCGCGGGCCTGTCGTCCGCGCGGCGTGACACGCAGAGCGCGGCCACGGACAGCGCCTGCCGCATCTCGTGCACGTCCGCCTCGGCCGCCCTGGCCCGGAGCCGCGCGTCCAGAAGGAGCTCGGACGCGTCGCGCCTCGCCTGCACGTGCTCGCGCGCCCACTGCACCAGGTGCGCGCCGCCCGGTAGCGTCGGGTCCAGCGGGTGCCGCCCCGTCAGGATCTCCAGCAGCACGACGCCGAAGCTGTACACGTCGCTCTTCTCGCTGATCCGCTGCATCGACGCGTACTCTGCTTATTTacgaaaaacaaaaaaaaagtcTCATCAGGCGAAAAAGAGAAATGTTCGTGGAGTCGTGAATTAATGCTCGCAAGCTGCCGCGAAGTCTCGACCTGGTGCCATGTAGCCGTACGAGCCGGCGACGCGGGGCTGCTTGCCGGTGTCGAGCTTGGTTGAGCTCGCGGCGGCCAGGACGCGGGCGAGGCCGAAAtcggcgaggtacggctcgtaggCCGGGCCGAGCAGCACGTTCATGGACTTGACGTCGCCGTGCAGGATAGCCGGCACGCAGTCGTGGTGCAGGTACGCCACGGCGTGGGCCACGCCGAGCGCGATCCCGTACCGCGCGCCCCACTCGTCCGCGGGCGAGCCCTTGGCGGCGTGGCCGCCGTGCAGGAGGCCGCTCAGGCTGCCGTTGGGTAGGTAGCTGTAGAATAGCAGCCTGGTGCCGCCGTTCGCGGCCCACCCGAGGAGCCGTACGATGTTGCGGTGGCGGATGGAGCCCAGAGCCGCGATTTCGCTACGGAACGCCGCCGACGTCGCCTCGTCCGACGGCCACATCTTCTTCACGGCGAAGGTGTAGCCGTTGGGGGTGTCCACCTTGTACACGGCCCCCGAGCTGCCCGTGCCGATCATGTTCGCGGCCGTTAGGCTCCGGAGCACGTCGTCCATGGCGATGTCGAGCTTCTGGTACAGCGTCACCTCCCACGAGCCCTCGCCGTGGATGATGCGACCGCCGCCGCGGTGGTGAGCGCGGGCGAGCATATAGGCTGCGGACACCAGGAGCAGCGCGCTTGCCGCCGCGAGGACGGACATGGCTACCTTCAGCGACGAGATGGCGCCGCGCCGGGAGGACTCGTCAGAGCCGTCGCCGACGACGAGATGGCGGTTGCCGGCTAGGTCGCTGAGGGGCAGCTTTTGGAAGAACGGAGTGTTCGGGAGCTCGCCAGAGAAGGCATTGTAGGAGATGTTGAGTGTGACGAGGTTCTGCAGCGCCGCGAGTGGATCAAGGCTCCCAGAGAGCTCGTTGCGGGACAGGTCGAGGCTGCCGAGCTTGTCAAGGCCGGCGAACTGCGACGGTATCTTCCCTGAGAGCAGGTTGCAGCTGAGGTTAAGCGAAATCTCCAATGACGGTAGCATCCCGAGCTCCGACGGGATGCCACCGGATAACGCATTGCCGCCGAGGTCCAGCAGCTGGAGCTTTTCGCACGAACCGAGCTCGGGCGGGATGCCGCCGGTCAGCCGGTTGTTTCCCATATACAGCTTCGTCAGCTCCAGCATTGACCCGATGCTGGAGCTCAATGGCCCGGCGAGCTGGTTGTCGGAGACGTCGATGAGCTGAAGACTGCGTGGCAGCGTGTCCGGCAATGCGCCTGACAGAGCATTCGAGTGCAGGTCGAGGAACTCGAGGCTGGCGCACCCCGAAATGGCCGCGGGCACAGGACCGACGAGGTGGTTCTCACTCATGTCGAGGAAGTTTAGGTTCTTGAGGTTGCCGATCTCGGCGGGAATCGTGCCGGACAGCCGGTTGCCGTTGAGCCGGAGCCGGTACAGGTTGGTGCAATTACCGATCTCCGGCGGTATGAGCCCGGACAGCTCGTTGTTGAGAAGCAGCAGCTTGGTCAAGTTCTGGAGCCCGAACAGCACCTTGGGGATGGTGCCGGTGAGGTTGTTGTACGATAGGTCAACCGCCTGCAGGCTAGGGGCCTGCGCGAGGCTCGCCGGCACGCCGCCAGTGAGCCGGTTCTTCCACGCGTAGAACAGGGTGAGGTTGCGCAGTCTGGGGAAGTCGATGCTGATCTCCCCGGACAGCAAGTTGTTGTCGACCTCGATGTCCGTCAGCGACGTGCAGTTGGAGAGCTCCGGCGGAATGGTGCCGGTGAGTTGGTTCGTGCTCAGCTGCAGCTGCTGGAGGTTAGGTAGCCCGCCCAGACTCGCCGGAATGCTCCCGGTAAGCGAATTCAGCGACAGGTCAATGAGCGTGAGCTCCTTGCACTGTCCGAGTTCCGGGGGAATTGCGCCGACGAGCTGGTTCTGCCAGAGTAGCAGCGTTTGGAGCTTCTTGAGCTGGCCGAGCTGCGCCGGTATCGGCCCGGAGAGAGAATTCTGGTACAGGTACAGGCTGGTGAGCTCGGTGCAGTTGCC
This portion of the Zea mays cultivar B73 chromosome 2, Zm-B73-REFERENCE-NAM-5.0, whole genome shotgun sequence genome encodes:
- the LOC103647524 gene encoding LRR receptor-like serine/threonine-protein kinase, yielding MLPRSRDAAPRLAFLEPLACALLLLLVSPCHCVNEQGQALLRWKDSLRPPSGALASWRSADANPCRWTGVSCNARGDVVGLSITSVDLQGPLPGNLQPLAASLKTLELSGTNLTGAIPKEIGGYGELTTLDLSKNQLTGAIPAELCRLTKLESLALNSNSLRGAIPDDIGNLTSLVYLTLYDNELSGPIPASIGNLKKLQVLRAGGNQGLKGPLPPEIGGCSGLTMLGLAETGVSGSLPETIGQLKKIQTIAIYTTLLSGRIPESIGNCTELTSLYLYQNSLSGPIPAQLGQLKKLQTLLLWQNQLVGAIPPELGQCKELTLIDLSLNSLTGSIPASLGGLPNLQQLQLSTNQLTGTIPPELSNCTSLTDIEVDNNLLSGEISIDFPRLRNLTLFYAWKNRLTGGVPASLAQAPSLQAVDLSYNNLTGTIPKVLFGLQNLTKLLLLNNELSGLIPPEIGNCTNLYRLRLNGNRLSGTIPAEIGNLKNLNFLDMSENHLVGPVPAAISGCASLEFLDLHSNALSGALPDTLPRSLQLIDVSDNQLAGPLSSSIGSMLELTKLYMGNNRLTGGIPPELGSCEKLQLLDLGGNALSGGIPSELGMLPSLEISLNLSCNLLSGKIPSQFAGLDKLGSLDLSRNELSGSLDPLAALQNLVTLNISYNAFSGELPNTPFFQKLPLSDLAGNRHLVVGDGSDESSRRGAISSLKVAMSVLAAASALLLVSAAYMLARAHHRGGGRIIHGEGSWEVTLYQKLDIAMDDVLRSLTAANMIGTGSSGAVYKVDTPNGYTFAVKKMWPSDEATSAAFRSEIAALGSIRHRNIVRLLGWAANGGTRLLFYSYLPNGSLSGLLHGGHAAKGSPADEWGARYGIALGVAHAVAYLHHDCVPAILHGDVKSMNVLLGPAYEPYLADFGLARVLAAASSTKLDTGKQPRVAGSYGYMAPEYASMQRISEKSDVYSFGVVLLEILTGRHPLDPTLPGGAHLVQWAREHVQARRDASELLLDARLRARAAEADVHEMRQALSVAALCVSRRADDRPAMKDVAALLREIRRPAAVDDAKQPSPTGAAAAHAAAAPVSAHSRGQSSSRSFAVSENSA